The Vitis vinifera cultivar Pinot Noir 40024 chromosome 18, ASM3070453v1 region ACATCAGCGCCAACCTCCAAGCTTCTCCGataaaaagaatttgatttatttcattTGCCTACATTTATTTGGTAGCCAAACACGCAGAGATTATTAAATATAgaaagttttaaaaaggaagAACGGAAGAAAGAAAGATTCGAATTTTTTCATTTCCTACATTTTTCTCGGTGACCAAACGGAGAATGTTTGCAAgatgcaagaaaaaaaatgaataaagcaGGGTTTCATAAGTTGAGAATCGCAGATTCTGCTGATGATCACAAGATGGAACAGGAGTTTGCGCCAAGTCACGAGAGACGAAGATTGTTACCTTGCGTCTTGGTTTCTTTTTGAGTTATCTCCGTGTCACCGTACTGTGATGTACGGATGAAGACAATCGCGTCTGATTGGCCTCCGCCATTGTATGAATGAGATGTATCTGGGCTCTAGGGTTATTATCTTCAGAACTGGGCCAGAAAAAACTGGGCTGATTGGGTTTTAGGACAGTGTTTTAAGCTTGAGCCCATGTCTTCATCGGAGCCAACTGACCCAACTCGTTGAAAAAGTACAGACTACTTCACCTTAAATCCAAGCCcttatttaacttaaattttaatggagtttaataatattaaatttcaaGTTACTTAATATCAGTATGTGCGAAATAAACTACTTTTATTCATATAAGAAAAGCATTATTTCTATGTAAGATACgatatttaaaaactaataatttgagataaaaataataattcaatatatttttaaatatctagaaatatcaaattttattatattgattttatataattaagatatgatatttataaaataataatttcaaaaaaaaaattaacttaatatattttcaaatatttcaaaataccaAAGGGATTACAATAACAAAAAGTTCATAATGATTAATTATGCAATTAGTTAAGTTAGTAATTAGGTAatatttggttgctaagaaaatgttaaaaattttctaagtttAATTTCATTGATTAATCACTAATTTGTATATCTAGTGTATGTTTAGATCTTTGACATGAAACTAAGATTTGGTTAAtctaattttgatgataacaaaataatgtTCATAACTAATGATTTATCCTAAGGGTGTTTAGGTAAAAAGGTCTCcaaaaaagcaataaaaaatatgtcaagttaaaaggaaatcaataataaaaaagaaaacctccAAAGAGAAAATCAATTAAGATCATTTgtttaagatctctttgtaaagtTGTTGGTGTATTAgaatcatatattttatttttacttaaaaatcaCCAAATTGCCTAAATcgattttaatcttttataaattagatgatttcacgttttttattaaaaaaaaaaaaaaacacctctAAATCTAATCCTTCTTAAACTCGTTTTAAAGGGTTTTAAGAAGTTGAATGCAAGTTGTCAGAGGTTCCAAGTCTCAAACTAGGGTTTTATGCACTTTTCGATGCAATCAATTAAGATAAGGAGGGACCAGTTAAGCTGGTTGGACTTGACCAATCAAAGTGCACTTACACTCTTTCTTTTCTAGTGACATGTATTCAACTAGTTGAGGATTGATTAAACCGATTGGGCAATGGTAACCTCAACAACTAGTAACTGATTCAACTAATTGACCTCAAATTTTATGTAACAATTAGTTTGGACATTCAACTCCTATTTAAAGGTTCTAAACTTTTGTATTGAGGGTGAAAAagttataaatcattttttaatattatttaagccttaaaatagtgttttttataatgcacttgctttcaaacttgcATTTCATCTTAATACACCATTTAACCTTGGTTTTTTTGTATTCCATTATATTAAATTGTAAATTATGAGTTTTATCCTTGTCAAATCTTTTCTTGTATATCTTGTGAAGTAGACTCAAGTATAGGGTATCACTTAAGGGAAAAATTTAAATGTAAGATATCACTTAAAGTTTGTCAAATGTAGAGTATCACTTGGGGAGTTCAAAAGTAAGACATctcttaagaaaaattataagtgTCAATTGGAGCCAATTAATCCAAGTGTAAAGTTTAAAGGTTTAGTCTGGAATGTTGGGAATCTTGGATTATTACATTCTCTATCTTTAGATCTCATATGGTGCATTTTATCTATCTCTAAGACTCTCTAAATTTAACATAATGGAAaagaatggttttaaaaactaaaatacataTTAGATCTAGAGATAGAAACTCAAACTTGTGATGTGGATGTTCTCAAATCAATTTCATCTTATGAAGATGTTGAAACCGCAATAATCGTTGTAGATCTCATCTACCCAAGAGTTTTCCACCTAATCTCTCCCTTCATGGTTTCTGACATAAGAGAATGGCGGGTTTCTTTCTCTTCCATGAGCATGGCTAAGGTTTCATCTTTATGGAATCTCAAAAAATTGAGTAGAAAAACTAAAGCCTTAACCCCTAAAGGTATTTATATAAGCTTCCATGTGGGCTTAAATGACTTGAAACCAAATTAGGCTTTGGTCACCTAATTTAACTGACTTGTTAACTAACTtgagtcctaattaattaattaaccctaataaactccaattaattaactcaatcgagaaaaattatttataagatTTAGTTCAACCTTACATTTTTTACCAAATCACCCATATGAACACTTATGAATTATATACCTTAAATATCCTCAAAGTGTGTGTCACCATGAATTAGGAGTTTAAGCGAGGAACattaaaactcataaaaaaaatactagccTCTTATattccaattatgaagttgactcaacactcTAGTAAAGAGAGTCAACTGTACTCTaatatcctatgaaattacgATGAGACAAAACTCGAGTTCATAACCTTCTATCCAGTGCATGCAAACTCCTCGTGAActagtgtccataatctaatatGGTAATATTATCAACCCATCAAAAATACCTCTTCAATTCTTAAGTTACAgatcctcttattatgtgatcagcTAACATACTttaactccaaggagcatatgtcaaatttcattaaagaaattattgtgaccacaaatttcataatcGTAAATCATTTAGATTATTCAAAatgacacactgtctcaatcccataagatatcatggtatctccattgagaatacctgttgttATTAGCTTCTACCAataatgacctaatccataggaaatatatgaccactttagggtttcACCCATAAGTTAAAGTTATATGTTGATTTCATCATAGgtttaatatcctctcaaagttgagagttcatgcaacataatagtttggtgaatcatgacaatccGATAGTCTTATGTCTTGATTCActgtaggtcttgtccaatgtgtaactatacacactagtgcacttacaATGGAAAACTTATCCCAACGGTCAAGATAAGTCATCTCTTTAATTAGGAAATAGTACACTACAATCTTTACTAGATTGTCCAAAGTCATGAGTcgattatgaacaactcatcatcttgtaaggaacctatgacttgtatcttatgtacaactcttaatgcacccaagtcatatacaatgcaagtaaTATGAGTCTAAATGCTTAGATCAatgttaataaatataaaatataataagtgAAAAGTGAAGTTTAAgtttgttacattatgtcttacttttaagggCTTAATCCCAACATGAAAGTCTTAGTATAGTGGAACATCAAACTTGGGATTGAAATTACAGGAGAATGGATGTAGGCCAGGATTGGGTCAAACCACTCTCATACTCTCTTTGTTTATTTGCAATTGctcttatattgattttttatcgTATTATTGTGTATATTATCACTTGCAttctataattattaaatttgtaaaaagtgGCCATCACCCTATCCCCCCCTCCCCCCAAATATGGTGATTATCTTAGGTTTGTATGGCTAGAATCCTAACAATTAGCATTAGATTTTGGCCTTTAGTTTAGGACTTAATCATATTAAAGGTATTACTATCTAATATTGCTTAACAATCATAAGAGGATTTTCCAATAGACTCATTTTTTATGGGTGACGATTGTTtttattagaaaacaaaaatgacttggttttttaAGTTTATCCATTATGATTTGCGGGAAGTCATTTGTTAAATCAAGATTTAGTTAatctcaattttaattataacaaAACAAACTTTGGAACTAATAATTCATCTTGAGTATGACTAGAtaaagatgatttccaaagttacaattataaagataaatcaagtcaaagaaaaatcaaaaggaAGAAAGACTAAAAAAGAATAGTTTTCAACACTTTATttaggatctctttgtaagtTTATTAGTGCATTAGTATCATacatcttatttttattcatgcacctaaaatcatccaagagtttaattgctttaaaaaaaattatattgaataaTTTCATCTTTTCAATGAAAACCTTTAGTTAAATTCTTTGTAaacttttctaaaaatgttttaagaaTTATTACACAATTTTTAGAGGTCAAACCTTAAAACCAGAGTATTTGAGCACTTTACAATGTAATCGATCGAGAGGCTAGGGAACCGATTAAGCCGGTTTGGCTCAATCGGTCGAGGTACATTTTGCACCTTCTCTCTTCCAATAGCTAGTGCTCAACTAGTTAAGCTTTTGGCTTGTCTAGTTAAGGAAGGGGTTGAGCATCAATTAAGGgtcaatcaaaccttcaaaagCCCAACAATTACCTACAAAGCATTTATTGTCTAATGGCTAATGAATTAGTCAAAGCAATTGTTCAAGTGATCAACCCTTAAGCTTGTCTAATGGCTAATTTGAGCTTTCAAACCCTATTTAAAGACTCTAAACTTTTATGTTTTAGAGGGCAAGAGTTctaaatcttttataaacatCATTTGAGCCtaacaaaagtgttttttaagagcactttgtttttaacttgcatatcattagtaccctttaatcctagtttttcttatattcatttgagcttaaatttATACGTATTAAGACTTTGTTTAAttcgatattttttttataaccttTGTAAGACGAGTTCAAGTGTGGAATATCACTTGAGGGAAAAATTTAAATGCAAAATATCACTTAATGTAACACTTGGGAGTTCAAGAGTGAGGCATCTCTTACAAATTTTGTAATGTTCAATATAGCCGTTAAATCCAATTACAAAGGTTAAAGACAACTTGAAAGACTTGTGTTTGAAGCCTTAGTATTACTATTCACTTCTCGTGTTTTTGTTTGTATTACACGCTATCACATGGATCTGGTGCTGTGAAGCTAAAAAAGAGTGGTGGACACGAGTTTTTTTACATTGAGAGAGGGACATATGGGGGGGGTTGGCTGAAGTACTGAATCTTAATGGACAACACCAATGGAGAGGGACGTGTGACCAAGTAAGCCAAGGCATGTGATTCTTAATCTGGTAGGTAACTGATTCCACctaattgcttttcttttggcCACATACTTCATTAATAACAACTGGCAAGTTGGCAATGTTGTTCATGCATATGTGCAGATATCAGAGGAGGCCTGAACCTTAGACTTTCACTTCAATTTAGTTTCCTGAGTTTTTAGTCATGGGTTTTCGTTTGCCCTTGATGATGGTTTCTCATGTCAAACAAATTATGAAACTGCAACCTCTTGCCAAAAACCGGTTAGCAGCAGCAACGGCAGATGTTCCAAAAGGCTATTTTGCGGTTTATGTTGGGGAGAATCAGAAGCAGCGGTTTGTGGTTCCGATATCTTACTTGAACCATCCTTCGTTTCAGGACTTGTTAAGTCAGGCTGAGGAAGAGTTTGGGTTCGACCATCCCATGGGTGGTCTCACCATTCCCTGCAAAATAGCCAACTTCATAGAACTCACTTCTCGCTTGCAGGTGAATAACCTGTGAGAAACAAGATCAGCAAGAAGGAAGCCTAACAGCAGAAAATTGTTGGTCGACGCCAATCTTTTTCCACTCTTTTTTATATACAGAGTGATGACCCATGTCTTCAATTTTGACATGAAGGTACTTGTCCCCTCATTGCAATTTAGTTTGTGATCCATTTTTCTTTGAGATGAGAGGGAAAAGTCTGGAAGCACCTGACAAGGAAGGTTACCTCTTCACTCAAAAATGGCTGAAGAGATGGAGATGGAAATAGAATGGGCCAAATGTTTTTTCCTGGCCAAGTGTGAGAATTGGTCATCCCACCTCAGATTGCCCTGTTTCCATTGCAATACAGCcctgttaaaatttttatacaaAGATGTTCCTTTCAGAAATCTCCATGGAGGATTCTATTAATTCATCTTTGACCTTCTGTTTCTGATATAGCGAAAGTGCCTTTCAATTGACTTGAAGGTTGTAATTTAGTTTGTATTGTACTTCTTTTTGAGTTAACTAGGAGGAATCAAAACATCAGTTTTGTGGAGAACATCCTTTTGGGGCCTTTGGTTTGGCCTTCTGAATTTGTAGATCTAGTTTGTTTCTAAGACATTTGGGTGAACAAAATTAAAGCATCGCTTTGATCTTTTGCATCTATTTGTCTTTCTCATCATAACAACAATTTATGATTTCAGGTTTCTGGAAGTTATATTCTTCCTATCTCTAAGTATGATGAAGTTAggtagtatttgtttttttggctttttactgaaagcaatttgttttcgaaatttatatcatttgtttttctattttttcataacttattataaaccttttgttaaatagaaaaaaccaaaatatgtaactttctctaaatagaaaaaataatatattggtttttttttattttttaatatttaatagaaataaaatactagaaaaacaaacaatctaatatttaatactattaaacattaaggttctatttaaaattaagtaaaaaaacaaacaccaccttagtctcAAGGCCACCTCGGAACAAGCTGGATATggtgattaagaaaaatatcaGAATTTTAAGATATTAGATCAGTAGGGAAGCAACAGCAGAGGTCAGTGCAGCATGGCTTGGCCCGATGTTGATTTCTACTAGTAGCATCAGATTCTTTAATGTAGATCAAAAGTGTAAATGTTTATGTGGGGGAGAAGGGGCTACTGTATTGATTTTATTATCATGGACCCTATACTGGTCAAAGGGATTCAGGCCTTCGAGCTGAAGATCATTCTAAATATATTCCACACAAATTAGAATTCAAAGCATTCAATACAAACCAACCTCAATACCCTCTCAAACAACCCAAAAAAGAGAACTCAATACAGAAGAACAGGTTGAGATGAAAGGGCAGAAATCCACAAAGATCAATTTGAGTTATGTAAAATTCATTTATCCCTGTCATCTGTTCATTGCCACAGCAGGCACTAAATGTGATTTCTTATTGGGTTGATCCTCTTTTAAcaataattaacaaataaatcaatattCTACCTGCATATCAAGCACAATCTAGTTGAAAAAGTGCGGTCTGATCACCAGGAGTCCAATAGAAGAGGCCCACATACAATCACAATGTGCATGCCCAATTTCAATCTGCTAGTTGACAAATGATCCTTGAATTGTGTCCCGCTTTCATGGTTCATACTACACTACACTCCTGCCTGAATCAACCACAGCAAAGGATGGTTGAAATTTAGAAATCTAAGCAGATACAACAGCTGATTGCTGTGTGGTATCTTCTGCTTGCAAACTCTCATAGTATCTGACAAGGACACTCCATCCCTGGGGGCACATAAAACCATCAGGAGGGTTCTCACCGTTTCTTGCATAAGTCCGCATCTGCAATGACATAACAAGTTCAccaaattaataagaaaaagtttaagttctattattttctaatatctaGTAAACTTCTTTAACATTAATGGGCAAATGTTCTCACAGCAGAACTCAAAGAACTCCCTTGCCCTTTCATAACATATcttgaaggaaagaaatattGTTTATGTGTGACATATTACCTATTTCTCTTCAGAAAGTCAAGACCCtgatttctcatttttcaatctcttgcaattttaaagttaaatgtCTTTTGTCACCCCCTTTTTGaattaaaaggaataaaaagataaagagGTTAAAAATCATCAGTTTTTAAATCCAATCAACAAATATAAATGACTATCCTAAAAAATTTCCATAGAAACTCTCTTCATCTCTCCTCCTCAACTTCTTAATAAGTCCCTTCCAGTCAAACAAAATATCCTTAAGAGAGAAGGAAAATGTTTTCCATTTCAAGAGAGAAGGGAATTGCCCCTGATTAGTAAAAAACTAAGATGCATGTCATTTTTGTCTGGTCAGAGTGATTTCAGACTATGCTTTTCAGAATGAATCAGAACAAATAGTGGACACATTTTTCATGCAAAAGATTGTCTGTTAGATACCACTTATTTTAAAGTCAGAGACAAGCTTAACTGTcttatggagaaaaaaataaaagaaagagaagaaaaaactcTCTGAAATTCCACAGCCATATACTTAGAGGAGAATAGGAGGCAGTTTCCCTCTTTCTGGACTTAAGGAATTTCACATACTAGAGGACACAAAATAGAAATTGCCTTCCCCATTTCTCTTTAGGTGACCATTTGACCATGCCATGAatcaataacaaatttattGTACTTTCCAAATTACAGAAGGATATGATGGTTGAATGCTTAAGGCCATTGGACCAGGTTAGTTTCTGCTATTATATCCCAACCATGTCAGCAAAATTATCACCCCATTCACAGTATGTTCAAGCGCTTGCTGCAGTCCTCAAATCTGTGAAGGACTGCCTTAAAATACAGCACAGCATGAGTATCACTGTAGAAGAATAGGATGAGTATGGGCATGGGAAATGTGTCATATAAGAAGGATATGAACACAGTTAGTCACTGGAAGGTCCTTAGGGTACCATCTTGGACTGTTCCAGCATTACATGGATATTTCATGATGAGTAAAGTATCCATGTCCAACAAGATGTgttcaaaacttcatttttctctAAGGTAGATAACTCAAGTTAACAAAACCTTGAATCCCCATTAATTGGGGTTATCAAAGGTGgaggcaaagaaaacatctagaTGGTTAGGCCATCCCCATGTTCTACTACTGACCCAACCTACTCCTTAAAGCCATCCCATGTTCAGCTACTGACTCAGCCTATCCCTAGACATGAACCTGCATGGCTTCACCCAACAAGCATACATTGGTCCATGTGATACACACTCTGACTACCCTCAAGCTGCAGGTAGCTCTTAGCAGAA contains the following coding sequences:
- the LOC100245466 gene encoding auxin-responsive protein SAUR21, producing the protein MGFRLPLMMVSHVKQIMKLQPLAKNRLAAATADVPKGYFAVYVGENQKQRFVVPISYLNHPSFQDLLSQAEEEFGFDHPMGGLTIPCKIANFIELTSRLQVNNL